One genomic region from Marinobacter szutsaonensis encodes:
- a CDS encoding glycosyltransferase family 4 protein codes for MEPTVLHVIDTTGPGGAETVFLDLAEECMRRGYGSVALIRGPGWVEEQLKKRGIPYEVRDCKGSMNLRFLAALIALVRRHRVTHIQSHLLGSNVYTSLVGMILRIPVITVFHGHVDISEKERFRYAKLAIIRAGSRHVVSVTEDLKQSINRTTDGWSHLNVTVIPNGIDISELETLPIKLLEKGSRHIVFGCLGNIRPAKNYRLAVDFIALLKREGVNAVLRIAGDDSKAEAAELKQYSNASGVGDRVEFLGFIENVAEFLGAIDVFLMTSTTEGHPLALNQALSAGKPVISTRNGIENFIPEELVFLADESTPEALAKSQNRLMGTDHLNELVIRGREYVRENYSLNVMFSRYFQLY; via the coding sequence ATGGAACCTACCGTTCTTCATGTAATTGATACCACCGGCCCCGGTGGTGCCGAAACTGTTTTTTTGGATCTGGCCGAAGAGTGCATGCGCCGCGGCTATGGAAGCGTTGCGTTAATTCGCGGCCCCGGGTGGGTCGAAGAGCAGCTCAAAAAACGTGGAATCCCTTATGAGGTAAGGGATTGTAAGGGCAGTATGAATTTGCGCTTCCTTGCTGCCCTCATAGCCTTGGTAAGACGTCACCGTGTCACTCACATCCAATCCCACTTGCTCGGCTCGAACGTCTATACGTCCTTAGTGGGAATGATTTTGCGAATTCCCGTAATTACCGTTTTCCACGGCCACGTTGATATTTCCGAAAAGGAACGTTTTCGATATGCAAAACTGGCAATTATCCGAGCTGGCTCCAGGCATGTTGTTTCAGTCACCGAAGACCTAAAGCAATCTATAAACCGAACGACCGATGGCTGGTCTCACCTTAATGTTACGGTAATTCCAAATGGCATAGATATCAGTGAGCTTGAGACACTTCCAATAAAATTATTGGAAAAGGGTAGCAGGCATATTGTGTTTGGTTGCTTGGGCAATATCCGCCCGGCCAAAAATTATCGTTTAGCGGTTGATTTTATAGCTTTACTGAAACGCGAAGGCGTCAATGCTGTTCTTCGTATCGCCGGGGATGATAGCAAAGCTGAGGCCGCAGAACTAAAACAATATTCTAACGCCAGCGGTGTAGGAGACAGAGTAGAGTTCTTAGGCTTCATCGAAAATGTAGCAGAATTTTTGGGAGCTATTGATGTATTTCTGATGACATCAACAACCGAAGGGCATCCTCTAGCTTTGAACCAGGCATTGTCTGCCGGAAAGCCGGTGATTTCTACTCGCAATGGGATTGAAAACTTCATACCCGAGGAACTGGTTTTTCTTGCAGATGAGAGCACTCCCGAGGCGCTTGCCAAAAGTCAAAACAGGTTAATGGGTACTGACCACCTAAACGAGCTGGTGATCCGAGGCCGCGAGTACGTACGAGAGAACTATAGCCTGAATGTAATGTTCAGTCGTTATTTTCAGCTTTATTAG
- a CDS encoding ATP-grasp domain-containing protein — protein MEIDTPRVLVLDANQRSALAVTRSLGRSGQYSVYTADSIDQSLAGASRFSQRYFRYPDPIHYPQEFVSWMRQILAEYTFELVMPTTEVTSQLILNCQSELPGANLPFAPYDRVMKLADKISLVKLAKERGIDVPQSSLFQSSKDVTPKDLHFPVVIKPALSRIFKDDHWVHTQVRVVQSLEEWHEALKDMPYLQDCPFMLQEFIPGHGSGVFCLYDRGHPVQFFAHQRLREKPPEGGVSVLSRSVPVDKELKQAAEKLLNTVQWHGVAMVEFRISSDGTPYLMEINTRFWGSLQLAVDSGIDFPLMLANIHLGRPIEQTLDYRYDQRLRWFLGDLDSLYLFLKRPYSWHIKLLQIGRFLSVKLVNQKHEVNRLSDLKPAWIELKQYIQALKK, from the coding sequence ATGGAAATCGACACTCCAAGAGTACTGGTTCTCGATGCAAATCAAAGGAGTGCACTGGCAGTTACCCGTTCCCTTGGTCGGTCGGGGCAATACTCTGTCTACACCGCGGACTCAATAGATCAATCTCTGGCGGGTGCCTCCAGGTTCAGTCAGCGCTATTTTCGTTACCCAGATCCGATCCACTACCCGCAAGAATTTGTCAGCTGGATGCGTCAGATTCTTGCAGAGTACACTTTTGAATTAGTGATGCCGACCACTGAGGTTACCAGCCAACTTATACTTAATTGCCAATCAGAGTTGCCAGGGGCCAATCTGCCATTCGCGCCTTATGACCGCGTTATGAAACTCGCGGATAAAATCTCCCTGGTCAAACTTGCCAAAGAGAGAGGAATCGACGTTCCTCAAAGCTCTTTGTTTCAAAGTTCAAAAGACGTAACACCGAAGGATCTGCATTTTCCGGTAGTAATCAAACCTGCGCTGTCCCGAATCTTCAAGGATGATCACTGGGTGCATACCCAAGTCCGAGTGGTGCAGAGTTTAGAGGAATGGCATGAAGCTCTGAAGGATATGCCATATCTTCAAGATTGCCCTTTCATGCTTCAGGAATTCATTCCAGGCCACGGCAGTGGAGTATTTTGCTTATATGACAGAGGTCACCCCGTCCAATTCTTCGCCCATCAGCGCTTGCGCGAGAAACCACCGGAAGGCGGAGTCAGTGTACTTAGCCGAAGCGTACCCGTGGACAAAGAATTGAAACAGGCTGCAGAGAAATTACTGAATACGGTGCAATGGCACGGCGTTGCAATGGTTGAGTTTCGCATTTCCAGCGACGGCACTCCCTACCTGATGGAGATCAACACTCGTTTTTGGGGGTCGCTTCAACTAGCGGTTGACTCCGGTATCGATTTCCCTCTGATGCTTGCAAATATTCACCTCGGACGACCGATAGAACAAACGCTTGATTACCGCTATGATCAAAGATTGAGGTGGTTTCTAGGCGATCTGGACAGCCTTTATTTGTTTCTCAAGAGACCTTACTCCTGGCACATTAAGCTCCTCCAGATTGGCAGGTTTCTTTCGGTTAAATTGGTGAACCAGAAGCATGAAGTTAACCGACTGAGCGACCTGAAGCCTGCGTGGATTGAATTAAAGCAATATATCCAAGCGCTAAAAAAATGA
- a CDS encoding polysaccharide deacetylase family protein, with product MTFSRVAINTLTSSPICRLMQPLRRRVVPIFLLHRFTDEHRAIQGHTQEQLESALAYLGSHGYTVVSIRQVVEAITSQKPLPSRSVAFTLDDGFSDQAKMLPVFESYQAPVTMFLATDMLEKRHWSWDYKLEYIFRNTPFQSLELDLGTGLSTVNFSDPKDRRVLIRSLKKIHKQIPNDQAELAVAEFSRRLKVEVPEEAPEEYEPISWEQARTLESDFVEFGPHSKRHVILSQVSEQEAESEILGSWEAVKKNLANPLPVFCYPSGREGVDFGSREQQIVARAGFRAALSADPGYIDLATPSNNNLFSLKRFSFPNDITYFKQYCSWLEYAKECMAIA from the coding sequence ATGACATTTTCCAGAGTAGCGATTAACACGCTGACCAGCTCGCCCATTTGCCGCCTTATGCAGCCGCTCAGAAGGAGAGTTGTCCCCATATTCTTGTTGCACCGATTCACGGATGAGCACAGAGCCATCCAAGGTCATACGCAGGAACAACTTGAGTCAGCTCTGGCCTACCTCGGCTCTCACGGATATACAGTGGTATCGATCAGACAGGTGGTAGAGGCAATAACTAGTCAAAAACCCTTGCCGTCTCGCTCTGTAGCATTCACGCTCGATGATGGATTTAGTGATCAAGCGAAAATGCTACCTGTTTTTGAGAGCTATCAAGCACCTGTCACTATGTTTCTAGCGACAGATATGCTGGAAAAGCGACATTGGTCCTGGGATTACAAACTTGAGTACATTTTCAGGAATACACCTTTCCAGAGTCTGGAACTTGATTTGGGAACAGGTTTATCTACGGTAAATTTTTCAGATCCTAAAGACAGGCGAGTTCTAATCAGGAGCTTGAAAAAGATTCACAAACAAATACCTAATGACCAGGCAGAGCTCGCTGTAGCTGAATTTTCTCGACGACTTAAGGTTGAGGTTCCCGAGGAGGCGCCAGAGGAATACGAGCCCATTTCATGGGAGCAGGCTCGAACACTCGAATCAGATTTTGTCGAGTTCGGACCTCATTCGAAAAGACACGTAATTTTATCTCAAGTGAGTGAACAGGAGGCAGAGAGCGAAATACTTGGGAGTTGGGAGGCCGTAAAGAAGAACCTTGCTAATCCGCTCCCGGTTTTCTGTTACCCGAGTGGCCGCGAAGGCGTTGATTTCGGCTCCAGAGAACAGCAGATAGTTGCGAGAGCTGGTTTCCGGGCTGCCCTATCCGCCGATCCGGGATATATTGACCTGGCTACTCCGTCCAATAACAACCTGTTTTCCTTAAAAAGGTTCAGCTTCCCCAATGATATTACTTACTTTAAACAGTACTGCAGCTGGTTGGAGTATGCGAAAGAGTGCATGGCCATCGCCTAA
- a CDS encoding GNAT family N-acetyltransferase: MSLFQTNAWQSAWWDTWGSEHGLELIRPWGQGTSGIYSTEYRIKSFVPITSVEFVGSSYRKIRGTRTEYNRFFLPGESAEPSEKALEQTLVSLNWSEAVFDDLPLDSRDVALVKAIAFKNGWLVRTINRDSAWAINTEGRFDNYLKKLGSNTRLRLFNRRKVLESLGDIAHENYAEQYSDPKAFFETLNRFHLKRWGKPAYGNSALKFNSLFLQRIGSEGGEPQLLIVKCSGQPISLLYNVKYKGSIYNLQSGFNENFHNKLALGTLHLGYAIERAFMDESVRCFDLLAGSGKHENYKSRIATESVELISLMVVRGTLLKALYYIRDRWSRV, translated from the coding sequence ATGAGTCTGTTTCAGACAAATGCATGGCAAAGCGCTTGGTGGGATACCTGGGGTAGCGAGCACGGTTTGGAATTAATACGTCCTTGGGGCCAAGGTACTTCCGGCATTTACTCCACGGAATACAGAATCAAAAGCTTTGTTCCTATTACGTCTGTGGAGTTTGTTGGCAGTAGCTACCGAAAAATTAGAGGTACGAGGACCGAATACAACCGCTTCTTCCTTCCCGGCGAGAGTGCAGAGCCGTCCGAGAAGGCTCTCGAACAGACGCTTGTCAGTCTCAATTGGTCAGAGGCTGTCTTCGATGATTTGCCGCTAGATTCGAGAGACGTTGCTCTCGTAAAAGCGATTGCGTTCAAAAACGGATGGTTGGTGCGAACAATAAACAGAGATTCAGCTTGGGCGATAAATACAGAGGGGCGGTTTGACAATTATCTTAAAAAGCTGGGCTCGAATACCAGACTGCGCCTTTTTAATCGACGTAAAGTTCTGGAATCACTAGGCGACATCGCCCATGAAAATTACGCTGAGCAATACAGTGATCCCAAAGCGTTTTTTGAAACATTGAATAGATTTCATTTAAAGCGATGGGGAAAGCCGGCTTACGGCAATAGTGCATTAAAATTCAACTCGCTTTTTTTACAGCGGATAGGTTCTGAAGGTGGAGAGCCCCAACTGTTGATTGTGAAGTGTTCGGGTCAGCCTATCTCGCTCCTTTATAACGTGAAATATAAGGGCTCCATTTATAACCTACAAAGCGGATTCAACGAAAACTTTCACAATAAGCTCGCGCTCGGCACCTTGCATCTGGGGTACGCTATCGAGCGCGCCTTTATGGATGAAAGTGTGCGGTGTTTTGACTTGTTGGCTGGCTCGGGCAAACACGAAAACTATAAAAGCAGAATTGCAACTGAGTCTGTAGAACTGATCTCTTTAATGGTTGTGAGAGGCACGTTACTGAAAGCCCTCTACTATATCAGAGATAGGTGGAGCCGAGTTTAA
- a CDS encoding FemAB family XrtA/PEP-CTERM system-associated protein, translating into MGSEIPAASMEASKAKLEELKATKGRLSRLVGEARKTGGNPDELIAEVQRVAAEIKQLQKLVKKQLNKRAVQKKWVPPSVSIPQAIGKESPDQPITVEPGNAQIFQDAEAYVAGHPASSIWHRPRISSFIQRTYGHKTRYFCALGPDGSIVGVLPIVQLKSRLFGNFLVSMPYFNYGGVLADNREITEELLAKAEQWRQELQANHLEMRFCQGNALGLPERTDKVSFWLPLPYKTEDLWDSFLPKLRAQIRRGEREMDGFTIGGQELLDEFYRVFSVNMRDLGTPVYSKVFFRNLLETLKGEAWLVVVRIRGKAVGCAFLTGYRSRMEIPWASTLRKYSHTSINMIMYWKVLEFAIQQGFEVFDFGRCSKDAGTYRFKQQWGAEPVKLYWDYLLPEGESLPKLNPNNPKFRVLIAVWQRLPVWLANLIGPPIVKALP; encoded by the coding sequence ATGGGGAGCGAGATACCTGCTGCCAGCATGGAGGCCTCCAAAGCCAAGCTGGAAGAGCTCAAAGCTACCAAGGGCCGACTAAGCCGGCTAGTGGGTGAGGCGCGCAAAACCGGCGGGAATCCTGATGAACTGATTGCTGAAGTGCAACGTGTCGCCGCTGAGATCAAGCAGCTTCAGAAACTGGTTAAAAAGCAGCTTAACAAAAGAGCAGTCCAGAAAAAGTGGGTGCCCCCCTCGGTCTCCATTCCTCAAGCCATAGGAAAAGAGTCGCCGGACCAACCAATTACTGTGGAACCAGGTAATGCTCAGATTTTTCAGGATGCCGAGGCCTATGTAGCCGGACATCCGGCGTCGTCCATATGGCACAGGCCCCGCATCTCCTCATTTATCCAGAGAACCTACGGGCACAAAACTCGATACTTCTGTGCTTTGGGGCCCGACGGAAGCATTGTTGGTGTTTTACCGATAGTCCAGCTGAAAAGTAGACTGTTCGGCAACTTCCTCGTTTCAATGCCTTACTTCAATTATGGTGGGGTGCTGGCAGACAATCGCGAAATTACCGAAGAACTCCTGGCAAAAGCTGAGCAATGGCGGCAAGAGTTGCAGGCTAATCACCTGGAAATGAGGTTCTGTCAGGGCAATGCGCTCGGCCTCCCCGAGCGGACAGATAAAGTCTCTTTCTGGTTGCCATTGCCGTACAAAACCGAAGACCTATGGGACAGCTTTCTGCCGAAGTTGCGAGCGCAGATTCGCCGGGGTGAACGTGAAATGGACGGATTTACCATCGGGGGACAGGAGCTTCTAGACGAATTTTATCGGGTTTTTTCTGTCAACATGCGTGACTTGGGGACGCCAGTGTATAGCAAAGTTTTTTTCCGAAACCTGTTGGAAACCCTAAAAGGTGAAGCCTGGCTCGTAGTAGTGAGAATTCGGGGGAAAGCCGTAGGTTGCGCCTTTCTCACAGGTTACCGGAGCAGAATGGAGATACCGTGGGCATCAACTTTGCGCAAGTACAGTCACACCAGCATTAATATGATTATGTATTGGAAGGTACTAGAGTTTGCTATCCAACAGGGTTTCGAGGTGTTCGATTTTGGACGTTGTAGCAAGGATGCCGGAACTTATCGTTTCAAACAGCAGTGGGGCGCAGAACCCGTCAAGCTGTATTGGGATTACCTGCTACCAGAAGGGGAAAGCCTTCCGAAACTGAATCCCAACAATCCCAAATTCCGTGTACTGATTGCTGTTTGGCAACGCTTGCCTGTGTGGCTAGCCAATCTTATAGGGCCACCCATTGTAAAGGCCTTGCCCTGA
- a CDS encoding XrtA system polysaccharide deacetylase, with translation MNSTRNALTIDVEDYFQVAALAEAVSPDDWDSMEYRVEGNTERLLELLDRHNTRATFFTLGWVAERSPELVRRIRAAGHEVASHGYSHQLIYNQTPDVFREETRRSKAILEDILGEPVTGYRAASYSITSRSRWALDILAEEGFTWDSSIFPVHHDRYGMPGTPHEPYLLKTPNGATLTEFPLSTCDLGSYRLPIAGGGYFRLFPYWLTQWGLGKINRSGKPFIFYLHPWEIDTGQPRLKVKALSRFRHYNNLGKCMGRLERLLGDFRFGSVSEVLSEMDISTKAVAV, from the coding sequence ATGAACAGCACTCGTAATGCTCTGACAATTGATGTGGAAGACTATTTCCAGGTGGCGGCGCTTGCCGAGGCGGTGAGCCCGGATGATTGGGATTCCATGGAATATCGGGTTGAGGGCAACACCGAACGGTTGCTCGAGCTGCTCGACCGTCATAACACCCGGGCAACGTTCTTCACGCTCGGCTGGGTCGCTGAGCGCTCTCCTGAGCTGGTTCGCCGAATCCGCGCTGCCGGTCATGAGGTGGCCAGCCATGGCTACAGTCATCAGCTCATCTATAATCAGACCCCTGACGTCTTCCGTGAGGAGACTCGCCGATCCAAGGCGATTCTTGAGGACATCCTGGGTGAGCCTGTCACCGGATACCGCGCCGCGAGCTATTCCATTACCTCCCGGTCCCGCTGGGCCCTCGACATCCTTGCCGAGGAGGGGTTTACCTGGGACTCGTCCATTTTCCCGGTACACCATGACCGTTACGGCATGCCGGGCACGCCCCATGAGCCTTACCTGCTCAAGACCCCGAATGGCGCCACCCTGACGGAATTCCCACTATCAACCTGTGATCTGGGTAGTTATCGGTTGCCAATCGCAGGAGGCGGATATTTTCGTTTATTCCCGTACTGGCTGACTCAGTGGGGGCTGGGCAAAATTAACCGGTCAGGCAAGCCATTCATTTTCTACCTGCACCCATGGGAGATTGATACTGGACAGCCAAGGCTGAAAGTAAAGGCACTGTCCCGTTTTCGGCACTACAACAATCTGGGTAAGTGCATGGGGCGTCTGGAAAGACTGCTTGGGGACTTTCGGTTTGGTTCAGTCTCCGAAGTGTTGTCCGAAATGGATATTTCAACCAAGGCTGTTGCTGTCTAA
- a CDS encoding outer membrane beta-barrel protein, whose product MAEPLRIDGSVEGRFSDNVELAPTDKTSDLETRVSLGLGYRSDPGRCNADLSSRFGYGYWTDDAYDPEVYSNLTFLGDCEINDNVSWELTDYLRDVNEDSRAGDTPENRTRKNIFRTGPVFSFRPSPVDELEFRASYEQADYSESAEPDSKRYIASAAWDHMFSPSLTAGLFASADRAELDTVGEDIDRDTLTATFSKEWVATRLSGSLGVSQLESRRPNSESENEGVVGNLSLAREINPTTVLTVTANRELTDQTTDLDIRIGSFVFNLEQTEPVEVTALRATLDKTFSDGSALDITGYGSRTDYLLSDLTDYRSGLLSTYRRPLTEFLGFNAGIGYDFYDYGGEVDSNDHVLDLSVGLDYQLSRKLTAQGSIGHERRESEVPSREYEENWILIGLSYQFL is encoded by the coding sequence GTGGCAGAGCCATTGCGAATCGACGGTTCTGTGGAGGGGCGTTTCAGTGATAACGTGGAACTTGCTCCAACCGATAAAACCAGTGATCTTGAAACGCGGGTCTCCCTTGGTCTCGGTTACCGCTCGGATCCGGGGCGGTGCAACGCTGACCTGAGTTCCCGGTTTGGTTACGGCTACTGGACAGATGACGCGTACGATCCGGAAGTGTACAGCAACCTGACGTTCCTCGGAGATTGCGAAATCAATGATAACGTCAGCTGGGAACTGACTGATTACCTGCGTGATGTCAACGAGGATTCCCGTGCGGGGGATACGCCGGAAAACCGCACCCGCAAAAACATATTCCGCACGGGCCCCGTATTCAGCTTCCGCCCAAGCCCGGTGGATGAGCTGGAGTTCCGGGCGTCCTATGAGCAGGCTGACTACAGTGAGTCGGCTGAGCCAGACAGCAAGCGTTACATCGCGTCCGCCGCCTGGGACCACATGTTCAGTCCAAGCCTGACCGCCGGCTTGTTCGCATCGGCCGATCGGGCGGAGCTCGATACTGTAGGAGAGGACATTGACCGGGATACCCTGACCGCGACTTTCAGTAAGGAGTGGGTTGCAACCCGATTAAGCGGATCTCTGGGTGTGAGTCAGCTGGAAAGTCGTCGGCCCAACAGTGAGAGTGAGAACGAGGGTGTTGTTGGTAACCTCAGTCTCGCCAGGGAGATCAACCCCACAACGGTATTGACGGTGACGGCAAACCGGGAGCTGACGGATCAGACCACCGACCTCGATATCCGCATTGGCTCCTTTGTCTTCAATCTGGAGCAGACCGAGCCTGTCGAGGTGACCGCCCTCCGCGCCACCCTGGACAAAACCTTCAGTGACGGAAGTGCTCTGGACATTACCGGCTATGGTAGCCGCACCGATTACCTTCTGAGCGACCTGACAGATTATCGTTCCGGATTGCTTTCCACCTACCGAAGGCCGCTGACAGAGTTTCTCGGGTTCAATGCCGGGATCGGTTACGATTTTTACGATTATGGCGGTGAGGTTGACTCGAATGACCACGTGCTGGATCTGAGCGTTGGTCTCGATTATCAGCTGAGTCGTAAGTTGACTGCCCAGGGCAGTATTGGCCACGAGCGGCGAGAGAGTGAGGTTCCCTCTCGGGAATATGAAGAAAACTGGATTTTGATTGGCCTCAGTTATCAATTCCTTTGA
- a CDS encoding polysaccharide biosynthesis protein, which produces MSEKSKSYENPTTRADNLGESSGENDRKGPTYWLNRKQDEKDEARGELSGNGIPYSEWDDSRMLVPSSLELGPGAVDRYVISKQIVRMQEPRKLSRDDLDERRIIYPDSPNRALVNRFRDLRTKLLEVSGGNNFTLVVSGASAGAGSSFVAFNLAAAFAFDHAKTAVIIDCNLNQPSLHSLVDVVPEHGLTDFLDEPDFDIARILYPTGIPRLRLIPAGSRREAPAEFFTSFRMKQFVQAVRRRYPDRFIIFDTAPISDSPDARILSELCDYAMLVVPHGKVTPNLAERTALAFNPQKFVGAVING; this is translated from the coding sequence ATGAGCGAGAAGAGCAAATCCTATGAAAATCCCACTACCCGGGCGGACAATCTGGGTGAGTCTTCCGGTGAAAATGACCGCAAGGGCCCTACCTATTGGTTGAACCGAAAACAGGATGAAAAGGATGAAGCACGCGGTGAGCTGAGCGGGAACGGGATTCCTTACTCGGAATGGGACGATTCCCGCATGCTGGTGCCCAGCTCTCTGGAACTGGGGCCGGGGGCAGTGGACCGCTATGTCATCAGTAAACAGATTGTGCGGATGCAGGAACCGCGCAAGCTGAGTCGTGATGATCTGGATGAGCGACGGATCATTTACCCCGATTCGCCCAACCGCGCCCTGGTTAACCGTTTCAGAGATCTCAGAACCAAGCTTCTGGAGGTCTCAGGCGGCAACAATTTCACGCTGGTGGTAAGCGGAGCCTCGGCGGGTGCAGGAAGCTCCTTTGTGGCATTCAATCTGGCCGCAGCGTTTGCTTTCGACCACGCCAAGACAGCCGTGATCATTGATTGCAACCTCAACCAGCCCTCACTCCACTCGTTGGTTGATGTGGTTCCCGAGCACGGACTAACGGACTTTCTCGATGAACCGGACTTTGACATTGCGAGGATACTGTACCCAACCGGTATCCCGCGTTTGAGATTGATACCCGCGGGGAGCCGTCGAGAAGCGCCAGCGGAGTTTTTCACTTCCTTCAGAATGAAGCAATTTGTGCAGGCTGTCCGGCGCCGCTACCCCGACCGATTCATCATCTTTGATACGGCACCGATCAGCGATTCACCGGATGCCCGGATTCTGAGCGAGTTGTGCGATTACGCCATGCTTGTCGTTCCCCACGGAAAGGTCACGCCCAATCTCGCAGAACGAACAGCGCTGGCATTCAATCCGCAAAAATTCGTGGGAGCGGTTATCAATGGCTGA
- a CDS encoding XrtA system polysaccharide chain length determinant produces MDMPLSQFPAEVIREVRSRKWLALLLFTVVSFGVLLAGFLWPYKYQSEVVIFVDDRNIIRPLMEGSAVTTQINDRASAAQELLWTRSIMEEIARDPEIFGSESVSIQDQDLEDRITALRNNLKVTPRGDSYFSISYAASSPDKAFQIAQRLGQLFISETNERKRAESRNAYEFIDKQVKSYEQQLKAVEERLKNFLSENVEGTETEANQRMASLRNQIELAELERQELLTRAQTLERELAGIDPMLMQGRSSDLYQQRINSMQEQLDNLRLRYHDTYPDIVALREQIAELRKQREDALASSPERVITDGESISNPVYQQVRSSLAETRAEIQTTETRVRALRSLLAEQTRRMELVQENKAEYAELTRDMEVNKEIYDDLLKRREKARVSMHLDVEGQGLNYRINESAQFPRGTAGPKFSTFAAAGLFLGLLAPFGLVAGLLQLDPRIRARRQLEEDLGLPVLAELPHVPTPYEKRRERRVTAAVVVCGTLVALAYIAIVLASMMGVIG; encoded by the coding sequence ATGGATATGCCTCTTTCTCAGTTTCCAGCCGAGGTGATCAGGGAAGTCAGGTCACGCAAATGGTTGGCCTTGCTTCTGTTTACCGTGGTGAGTTTTGGCGTACTGCTTGCCGGATTTCTGTGGCCGTACAAGTACCAGTCCGAAGTCGTCATCTTCGTTGATGACCGAAATATTATTCGACCGCTGATGGAGGGTAGTGCTGTCACTACCCAGATCAATGATCGTGCCTCGGCCGCGCAGGAGCTGTTGTGGACGCGGAGCATCATGGAAGAGATTGCCAGGGATCCGGAGATCTTCGGGTCGGAATCGGTGTCGATACAAGATCAGGATCTCGAGGACCGGATCACAGCGCTCCGCAACAACCTAAAAGTCACACCTAGAGGCGATAGCTATTTCAGTATCAGTTATGCGGCAAGCTCTCCTGACAAGGCATTCCAGATTGCTCAGCGACTGGGGCAATTGTTCATTTCCGAGACGAACGAACGCAAACGGGCCGAAAGTCGCAATGCCTATGAATTTATCGACAAACAGGTAAAAAGTTACGAGCAGCAGCTCAAGGCAGTGGAAGAGCGGCTCAAGAACTTCCTCTCGGAAAATGTCGAGGGAACCGAGACAGAGGCAAACCAGCGAATGGCCAGCCTGAGAAACCAGATTGAGCTGGCTGAACTGGAGCGGCAGGAGCTGCTCACCCGGGCGCAAACATTGGAACGTGAGCTTGCGGGCATTGATCCCATGCTGATGCAGGGCCGCTCTTCGGATCTTTATCAGCAGAGAATTAACTCCATGCAGGAGCAACTGGATAACCTCAGGCTCCGGTACCACGACACCTATCCCGATATAGTGGCGCTGAGGGAACAGATTGCGGAACTGCGGAAACAGCGTGAAGACGCTCTGGCTTCCAGCCCGGAGCGCGTGATAACCGACGGTGAATCCATTTCAAATCCGGTCTACCAGCAAGTGAGATCCTCCCTCGCGGAGACCCGCGCGGAAATCCAGACGACCGAAACCCGTGTTCGTGCACTCAGGTCTCTTCTGGCAGAGCAAACCCGCAGGATGGAGCTTGTTCAGGAAAATAAAGCCGAATATGCCGAGCTCACCAGGGATATGGAAGTGAACAAGGAAATCTACGATGACCTCCTGAAACGCAGGGAAAAAGCCCGTGTTTCCATGCACCTGGATGTGGAGGGGCAGGGACTCAACTACCGCATTAACGAATCTGCCCAGTTCCCCCGGGGAACCGCAGGCCCGAAGTTTTCCACCTTTGCCGCTGCCGGCCTGTTTCTTGGGCTGCTGGCTCCCTTTGGCCTGGTGGCAGGGCTGCTGCAACTTGATCCGCGGATTCGAGCCCGAAGGCAGCTGGAAGAAGATCTGGGGCTCCCAGTACTGGCAGAGTTACCCCACGTTCCGACGCCTTACGAAAAACGACGTGAACGGCGTGTAACCGCCGCTGTTGTCGTATGCGGGACTCTGGTTGCCTTGGCGTACATTGCCATAGTGCTGGCATCGATGATGGGGGTGATCGGATGA